A window from Salmo trutta chromosome 29, fSalTru1.1, whole genome shotgun sequence encodes these proteins:
- the LOC115167065 gene encoding wee1-like protein kinase 1-B isoform X2, which translates to MNGDSTGRPHTDSRSRQAPMININPFTPDSLLIQTAMLQRNNRKRSHRNDSCGEDMEASDAECEEDIIPPSKRMTLMDSNMISRYATEFHELEKIGSGEFGSVFKCVKRLDGCIYAIKRSKNPLAGSVDEQNALREVYAHAVLGQHPHVVRYYSAWSEDDHMLIQNEYCNGGTLSDVVTENYRTMRFFSELDLKDLLLQVARGLKYIHSTSLVHMDIKPSNIFLSRKTVVCVDEFDDEEGPNRNVVYKIGDLGHVTRMDNPQVEEGDSRYLVNEVLQEDYRNLTRADIFALALTVISASGAEPLPTNGDKWHDIRQGKLPAIPQVLSQEFLSLLKVMIHPDPASRPSASSLTKHPVLLTASRMSADQLRVELNAEKFKNALLQKELKKAQQAKVAAEEKFLISDRVLTRSTLRSSRSSRLIGRKMNRSVSLTIY; encoded by the exons ATGAATGGGGACTCAACAGGAAgaccacacacagacagcagGAGTAGACAGGCACCCATGATCAACATCAATCCATTCACCCCTGACTCATTACTGATCCAGACAGCAATGTTACAAAGGAACAACAGAAAGAGATCACACAGGAATGA CTCATGTGGAGAGGACATGGAAGCCAGTGATGCAGAGTGTGAAGAGGACATCATTCCACCATCAAAG AGAATGACTCTTATGGATAGCAACATGATATCAAGATATGCCACAGAGTTTCATGAGCTGGAGAAGATAGGATCTGGGGAGTTTGGCTCTGTCTTCAAATGTGTGAAAAGACTCGATGGCTGCATCTATGCCATCAAACGCTCAAAGAATCCCCTCGCTGGATCTGTAGATGA ACAGAATGCACTCCGGGAGGTGTATGCCCACGCGGTCTTGGGACAGCACCCCCATGTGGTGAGGTACTACTCTGCCTGGTCAGAGGACGACCACATGCTCATACAGAATGAGTACTGTAACGGCGGCACACTGTCAGACGTGGTCACAGAGAACTACAGAACCATGCGCTTCTTCTCTGAGCTGGACCTCAAGGACCTTCTCCTTCAGGTGGCCCGTGGACTGAAGTACATTCACTCTACCTCTTTGGTTCACATGGACATCAAGCCAA GCAACATCTTCTTATCCCGGAAGACTGTGGTGTGTGTCGATGAATTTGACGATGAGGAAGGCCCAAATAGAAATGTTGTTTACAAAATAG gtGATCTTGGCCATGTGACCAGAATGGACAATCCTCAAGTTGAAGAAGGGGACAGCAGGTACCTGGTCAATGAAGTCTTACAAGAG GACTACAGAAACCTCACCAGGGCAGatatttttgccctagcactgaCTGTGATCAGTGCCTCAGGAGCTGAACCACTCCCAACTAATGGTGACAAGTGGCATGACATCAGACAAGGAAAACTACCTGCGATACCTCAAGTGCTCTCACAGGAATTCCTAAGTTTACTGAAG GTGATGATCCACCCTGACCCTGCCAGTAGGCCGTCTGCGTCTTCCCTCACCAAGCACCCCGTCCTCCTCACTGCCTCCCGCATGAGCGCTGACCAGCTCCGTGTGGAACTGAACGCAGAGAAGTTCAAAAATGCGCTACTGCAGAA GGAGCTGAAAAAGGCCCAGCAGGCCAAAGTAGCTGCAGAAGAGAAGTTTCTGATCTCAGATAGGGTCCTGACGCGCTCCACCCTCCGGTCCAGCAGGAGCTCCAGGCTCATTGGCAGGAAGATGAACCGCTCAGTCAGCCTGACCATCTACTGA
- the LOC115167065 gene encoding wee1-like protein kinase 1-A isoform X1, with the protein MSFSCRMFVGTSQKMGLIRQRLDFNQSDGEDDGNNSIGAESSLAEMDSPVQSPRHNSNFNQDVCNGTMKTATAEDRVEHWDEGFGCLFPLKSTGTDLMRGSPSPRKGARPYYNSSSPEFSDNQEDGSSPIPDCPDTPPPHKTFKKLRLFDVPHTPKSLLSRARAVATGSTVCRVGVGVYMNGDSTGRPHTDSRSRQAPMININPFTPDSLLIQTAMLQRNNRKRSHRNDSCGEDMEASDAECEEDIIPPSKRMTLMDSNMISRYATEFHELEKIGSGEFGSVFKCVKRLDGCIYAIKRSKNPLAGSVDEQNALREVYAHAVLGQHPHVVRYYSAWSEDDHMLIQNEYCNGGTLSDVVTENYRTMRFFSELDLKDLLLQVARGLKYIHSTSLVHMDIKPSNIFLSRKTVVCVDEFDDEEGPNRNVVYKIGDLGHVTRMDNPQVEEGDSRYLVNEVLQEDYRNLTRADIFALALTVISASGAEPLPTNGDKWHDIRQGKLPAIPQVLSQEFLSLLKVMIHPDPASRPSASSLTKHPVLLTASRMSADQLRVELNAEKFKNALLQKELKKAQQAKVAAEEKFLISDRVLTRSTLRSSRSSRLIGRKMNRSVSLTIY; encoded by the exons ATGAGTTTCAGTTGTCGAATGTTCGTCGGTACGTCCCAAAAGATGGGACTTATTCGACAGAGACTAGACTTCAACCAGAGTGATGGAGAGGACGATGGCAACAACAGCATTGGAGCCGAGTCGAGTCTCGCCGAAATGGACTCCCCAGTGCAATCGCCGAGACACAACTCCAACTTTAACCAAGACGTCTGTAACGGCACCATGAAGACAGCTACCGCGGAGGATCGCGTTGAACATTGGGATGAGGGATTTGGATGTCTTTTTCCCCTAAAATCAACAGGGACTGACTTGATGAGGGGGTCCCCTTCTCCGAGAAAAGGGGCCCGGCCCTACTACAACAGCTCGTCCCCAGAGTTTTCCGACaatcaggaggatggaagctCTCCCATTCCCGATTGTCCCGACACGCCGCCGCCCCATAAAACCTTCAAAAAACTCCGACTATTTGATGTCCCCCACACACCTAAG AGTCTGTTGTCCAGAGCCAGGGCGGTGGCCACAGGATCCACAGTCTGCCGGGTAGGAGTAGGTGTCTACATGAATGGGGACTCAACAGGAAgaccacacacagacagcagGAGTAGACAGGCACCCATGATCAACATCAATCCATTCACCCCTGACTCATTACTGATCCAGACAGCAATGTTACAAAGGAACAACAGAAAGAGATCACACAGGAATGA CTCATGTGGAGAGGACATGGAAGCCAGTGATGCAGAGTGTGAAGAGGACATCATTCCACCATCAAAG AGAATGACTCTTATGGATAGCAACATGATATCAAGATATGCCACAGAGTTTCATGAGCTGGAGAAGATAGGATCTGGGGAGTTTGGCTCTGTCTTCAAATGTGTGAAAAGACTCGATGGCTGCATCTATGCCATCAAACGCTCAAAGAATCCCCTCGCTGGATCTGTAGATGA ACAGAATGCACTCCGGGAGGTGTATGCCCACGCGGTCTTGGGACAGCACCCCCATGTGGTGAGGTACTACTCTGCCTGGTCAGAGGACGACCACATGCTCATACAGAATGAGTACTGTAACGGCGGCACACTGTCAGACGTGGTCACAGAGAACTACAGAACCATGCGCTTCTTCTCTGAGCTGGACCTCAAGGACCTTCTCCTTCAGGTGGCCCGTGGACTGAAGTACATTCACTCTACCTCTTTGGTTCACATGGACATCAAGCCAA GCAACATCTTCTTATCCCGGAAGACTGTGGTGTGTGTCGATGAATTTGACGATGAGGAAGGCCCAAATAGAAATGTTGTTTACAAAATAG gtGATCTTGGCCATGTGACCAGAATGGACAATCCTCAAGTTGAAGAAGGGGACAGCAGGTACCTGGTCAATGAAGTCTTACAAGAG GACTACAGAAACCTCACCAGGGCAGatatttttgccctagcactgaCTGTGATCAGTGCCTCAGGAGCTGAACCACTCCCAACTAATGGTGACAAGTGGCATGACATCAGACAAGGAAAACTACCTGCGATACCTCAAGTGCTCTCACAGGAATTCCTAAGTTTACTGAAG GTGATGATCCACCCTGACCCTGCCAGTAGGCCGTCTGCGTCTTCCCTCACCAAGCACCCCGTCCTCCTCACTGCCTCCCGCATGAGCGCTGACCAGCTCCGTGTGGAACTGAACGCAGAGAAGTTCAAAAATGCGCTACTGCAGAA GGAGCTGAAAAAGGCCCAGCAGGCCAAAGTAGCTGCAGAAGAGAAGTTTCTGATCTCAGATAGGGTCCTGACGCGCTCCACCCTCCGGTCCAGCAGGAGCTCCAGGCTCATTGGCAGGAAGATGAACCGCTCAGTCAGCCTGACCATCTACTGA